Proteins encoded together in one Candidatus Tanganyikabacteria bacterium window:
- a CDS encoding ParB N-terminal domain-containing protein has product MDVATVAPDELDLRLRDLRLSAPGQLARLRSSVERDGIRTPLVVSTGVESGKTVLVDGFKRVRVARELAIEAVPITVLDLDLAAAQVAIVRCNMPHRGLSDLEEAWIVRSLCRQHNLTQVAVGKLLGRDKSWVCRRLKLAEHLDPEVQDEIRLGLLSVSAARELARLPRGNQIPVMQALRSHGLSARQAADLIHALLDTSDPQVRCDLLADPLRYLPAAETPPSENLDPRIGRGANAVRKSLLHLHTASMRLCESRERHAPAGLDRDSTHALAVLIVDTLGASKKAAGAVRQLAADSGLLASDEESAHA; this is encoded by the coding sequence GCCCCGGATGAATTGGACCTGCGCCTGCGGGATCTGCGCCTGAGCGCTCCTGGTCAGCTGGCTCGACTCCGGTCCTCGGTCGAGCGCGACGGGATCCGCACGCCGCTGGTTGTCTCCACCGGGGTGGAAAGCGGCAAGACCGTGCTGGTCGATGGCTTCAAGCGCGTGCGGGTCGCCCGCGAGCTGGCCATCGAGGCCGTCCCGATCACGGTTCTGGACCTCGACCTCGCGGCGGCCCAAGTCGCCATCGTGCGCTGCAACATGCCCCACCGCGGCCTGAGCGACCTCGAGGAGGCCTGGATCGTCCGGTCCCTGTGCCGCCAACACAACCTGACCCAGGTGGCCGTCGGCAAACTGCTGGGCCGAGACAAGTCGTGGGTCTGCCGGCGCCTCAAGCTGGCCGAGCATCTCGATCCCGAGGTGCAAGACGAGATCCGCCTCGGGCTGCTCTCGGTGAGCGCCGCACGCGAGCTGGCGCGGTTGCCGCGTGGCAACCAGATCCCGGTGATGCAGGCCTTGCGCTCTCACGGCCTGAGCGCCCGACAGGCTGCAGATCTGATCCACGCCTTGCTCGACACGTCGGACCCGCAGGTTCGGTGTGACCTCTTGGCCGATCCCCTGCGCTACCTGCCGGCGGCCGAGACGCCACCGAGCGAGAATCTCGATCCGCGCATCGGCCGCGGCGCAAATGCCGTCCGCAAGAGTCTCCTGCACCTGCACACCGCCTCCATGCGCCTGTGCGAGAGCCGCGAGCGCCATGCCCCGGCCGGCCTCGATCGCGACAGCACCCACGCCCTCGCCGTGCTCATCGTCGACACCCTCGGTGCCAGCAAGAAGGCTGCCGGAGCGGTACGCCAGCTGGCCGCCGACAGCGGCCTGCTGGCGAGCGACGAGGAAAGCGCCCATGCATGA
- the istB gene encoding IS21-like element helper ATPase IstB codes for MRQALEQTLDQPAPDQTRLDWLWSLVEPQYLIRIERRVERRFRESRLPVRKNFAEFDWDFQPKLDRDLVLELATMRFLAEGKNVLLGGESGTGKSHIAQALALIACTDNRRVRYTTSAEMLAHLNASLADNTLEEQLKAYVRPELLVIDEFGLEQVERKMASRSGLMQKVVFPRYNERRSTIITSNIPWEAWADYLDDQFGATAILDRLLHQSHVISIDGPSYRDWVHKQQVEARHAARRVRT; via the coding sequence ATGCGCCAAGCGCTGGAGCAAACACTGGACCAGCCGGCGCCTGACCAGACCCGCCTCGACTGGCTGTGGAGCCTCGTCGAGCCCCAGTACCTGATCCGCATCGAGCGTCGAGTCGAGCGCCGGTTCCGAGAATCTCGCCTGCCGGTCCGTAAGAACTTTGCGGAGTTCGACTGGGACTTCCAGCCCAAGCTTGACCGCGATCTCGTTCTGGAACTGGCCACCATGCGATTCCTGGCCGAGGGAAAAAACGTCCTGCTCGGCGGCGAGAGCGGCACCGGCAAGAGCCATATCGCCCAAGCTCTGGCGCTGATAGCCTGCACGGACAACCGGCGCGTCCGCTACACCACCTCGGCCGAGATGCTCGCCCACCTCAACGCCAGCCTGGCCGACAACACCCTGGAAGAGCAGCTCAAGGCCTACGTCCGCCCCGAACTCCTGGTCATCGACGAGTTCGGACTCGAGCAGGTCGAACGCAAGATGGCGAGCCGCAGCGGCCTCATGCAGAAGGTCGTCTTCCCGAGGTACAACGAGCGACGCTCGACGATCATTACCAGCAACATCCCCTGGGAAGCCTGGGCCGACTACCTCGACGATCAGTTCGGCGCCACGGCCATTCTCGACCGGCTGCTCCACCAGAGCCACGTCATCAGCATCGATGGCCCCAGTTACCGGGACTGGGTCCACAAGCAGCAGGTGGAGGCGCGCCACGCGGCGCGGCGGGTGAGGACCTAA
- the istA gene encoding IS21 family transposase, whose protein sequence is MHEERQHLLYEVQRRLRRGESKRGIARALGIAPKTVRRLLKDNARRRDDGESALERELPDKGTPRARKLDGWEDKIARELERFPDITSQRLLENLQAAGFDGQYTIVRQYLKTLRGAARPKTAVEVVTTAPGQQAQFDWSPYQIAGTLTVQVWSCTLSWSRGRSFHSSDNTRQTTILDFLRRSFEEFDGVPAEGVTDSMPGVVDRWECGRPIPNIRFLDFAAYYGFALHVAPRADGAYKGKVERPFWFLESNLLNGRTFPSREAFAEQLAWWTRERAMQRPHPETELPLWQMLEQERPFLKPLPRRPYDTREVVTRVVDSYAYVAYETNSYPVPENTIGDLVFLCIGPDRIEIFDRGVHRLAEHERQPNGAGIRVPDPTRSHRGRYDLALLTDRLAAWSPVAEDFARRLRERKRAAGPELAHLLGLQTTWSADDIVKAMRHALDYEAFDARAIERILQARFRPRSLAEQLADSTRERIRDRMRDHPIGQRPLSRYSVLRTGDVPPTQMEDHPHGQDHGPADPVAIPADHAGTPPTCPDGPGTPPDAPSAGANTGPAGA, encoded by the coding sequence ATGCATGAGGAGCGGCAGCATCTCCTCTACGAGGTCCAGCGGCGCCTTCGGAGGGGCGAGTCCAAGCGCGGCATCGCACGGGCCCTGGGAATCGCCCCCAAGACGGTGCGCCGCCTCCTCAAGGACAACGCCAGACGCCGGGATGACGGCGAGTCCGCCCTCGAACGGGAGCTGCCGGACAAAGGCACTCCTCGCGCCAGAAAGCTTGACGGCTGGGAGGACAAGATCGCCCGGGAGCTGGAGCGCTTCCCCGACATCACCTCCCAGCGCCTCCTGGAGAACCTCCAAGCTGCCGGATTCGACGGGCAGTACACGATCGTCCGCCAGTACCTCAAGACGCTCCGCGGCGCCGCTCGGCCCAAGACCGCCGTCGAGGTCGTCACCACGGCCCCCGGCCAGCAAGCCCAGTTCGACTGGTCGCCCTACCAGATTGCCGGCACCCTGACCGTGCAGGTCTGGAGCTGCACGCTGTCCTGGTCACGCGGCCGCTCCTTCCACTCCTCGGACAACACTCGCCAGACCACCATCCTCGACTTCCTGCGGCGGAGCTTCGAGGAGTTCGACGGCGTCCCCGCCGAGGGGGTCACCGACTCCATGCCGGGCGTCGTCGACCGCTGGGAGTGTGGCCGGCCCATCCCCAACATCCGCTTCCTCGACTTCGCCGCCTACTACGGCTTCGCCCTGCACGTCGCCCCCCGGGCCGACGGGGCCTACAAGGGTAAGGTCGAGCGGCCCTTTTGGTTCCTGGAATCCAACCTCCTCAACGGCCGCACCTTTCCCAGCCGCGAGGCCTTCGCCGAGCAGCTCGCCTGGTGGACCCGCGAGCGCGCCATGCAGCGCCCACATCCGGAGACCGAGCTACCGCTCTGGCAGATGCTCGAGCAAGAGCGCCCGTTCCTCAAGCCACTGCCGCGCCGGCCGTACGACACCCGCGAGGTCGTGACCCGCGTCGTCGATTCCTACGCCTACGTCGCCTACGAGACCAACAGCTATCCGGTTCCCGAGAACACCATCGGCGACCTGGTGTTCCTGTGCATCGGCCCCGACCGGATCGAGATCTTCGACCGCGGCGTCCATCGCCTGGCCGAGCACGAGCGCCAGCCCAACGGCGCCGGAATCCGCGTGCCGGATCCCACACGTTCCCACCGGGGCCGTTACGACCTGGCCCTGCTTACCGATCGCCTTGCCGCCTGGAGCCCGGTGGCCGAGGACTTCGCCCGCCGCCTGCGCGAGCGCAAGCGCGCCGCAGGCCCGGAACTCGCCCACCTTCTGGGCTTGCAGACGACCTGGTCGGCTGACGACATCGTCAAGGCGATGCGCCATGCCCTCGACTACGAGGCCTTTGACGCCCGAGCCATCGAGCGGATCCTGCAAGCCCGCTTTCGCCCCCGCTCGCTGGCCGAGCAACTGGCCGACTCCACTCGCGAGCGCATCCGAGATCGGATGCGCGATCACCCCATCGGGCAGCGGCCCCTGAGCCGCTACTCGGTCCTGCGCACGGGGGATGTCCCACCCACCCAGATGGAGGATCACCCCCATGGCCAAGACCACGGCCCCGCCGACCCAGTCGCCATCCCCGCAGATCACGCTGGAACGCCTCCAACGTGCCCTGACGGACCTGGAACTCCACCAGATGCGCCAAGCGCTGGAGCAAACACTGGACCAGCCGGCGCCTGA